The proteins below are encoded in one region of Nonomuraea helvata:
- a CDS encoding HAMP domain-containing sensor histidine kinase — MSMRLRFALACAGVFFVVSGTALVSVYFVVRASLQYRASVFTPNSIVLPDDRYGWLSSERFHEGYELARKFALKVHGTYQDSVLGNLRNAGALTVLGGTGIAFGVGWRTAGMVLIPLRNVTDTARRIVQNHDLSERIGYKGSRDEIKELTDSYDVMLDRLARSFDGQRRFVANASHELRTPLTINRTLVDVAVRRPDATDDVKRLGESLLLVNARHERLIDGLLALTEGEQAVLDRRPFDLTDVAEHVLDQAAGEASEREVTMHRLLDPAPTAGEAVLVERLVQNLVENAIRHNHPKGEVWVTTRRRADRVELVVANTGLQVPPYEIETIFEPFRRLHGDRLRSDRGSGLGLSIVRVITEAHGGTVTATPREEGGLTITVELPVHAEGGSV, encoded by the coding sequence ATGAGCATGCGCCTGAGGTTCGCGCTGGCCTGCGCGGGCGTCTTCTTCGTGGTCTCCGGGACCGCGCTGGTCTCCGTCTACTTCGTTGTCCGGGCAAGCCTGCAGTACCGGGCGAGCGTGTTCACTCCCAACTCGATCGTGCTTCCCGACGATCGATATGGCTGGCTGTCGAGCGAGCGTTTCCATGAAGGTTATGAGCTCGCCCGGAAGTTCGCACTCAAGGTGCACGGCACCTACCAGGACAGTGTCCTCGGCAACCTGCGCAACGCCGGTGCGCTGACCGTGCTCGGCGGCACGGGGATCGCGTTCGGGGTCGGCTGGCGGACGGCCGGCATGGTGCTCATCCCGCTCAGGAACGTCACCGACACCGCCCGCCGCATCGTCCAGAATCACGACCTGAGCGAGCGCATCGGGTACAAGGGCTCGCGCGACGAGATCAAGGAGCTGACCGACAGCTACGACGTGATGCTCGACCGCCTCGCGCGCTCGTTCGACGGGCAGCGCAGGTTCGTCGCGAACGCCTCGCACGAGCTGCGCACCCCGCTCACCATCAACAGGACGCTCGTGGACGTGGCCGTGCGCCGGCCGGACGCGACCGACGACGTCAAGCGGCTCGGCGAGTCGCTGCTGCTGGTCAACGCCCGCCACGAGCGACTCATCGACGGCCTGCTGGCGCTCACCGAGGGCGAGCAGGCGGTGCTGGACCGGCGGCCGTTCGACCTGACGGACGTGGCCGAGCACGTGCTGGACCAGGCGGCGGGTGAGGCGTCGGAGCGTGAGGTGACCATGCACCGGCTGCTCGACCCCGCTCCGACGGCGGGCGAGGCGGTGCTGGTGGAGCGGCTGGTGCAGAACCTCGTGGAGAACGCCATCAGGCACAACCACCCGAAGGGCGAGGTGTGGGTGACGACCCGGCGGCGGGCCGACCGGGTCGAGCTGGTCGTGGCCAACACGGGGCTGCAGGTGCCGCCGTACGAGATCGAAACGATCTTCGAGCCGTTCCGGCGGCTGCACGGCGACCGGCTCCGCTCGGACCGGGGCAGCGGGCTGGGCCTGTCGATCGTACGGGTGATCACCGAGGCGCACGGCGGCACGGTCACGGCCACGCCCAGAGAGGAAGGCGGGCTGACGATCACCGTCGAGCTGCCCGTCCACGCCGAGGGCGGCTCAGTCTAG
- a CDS encoding response regulator transcription factor: protein MRVLVAEDERMLADSIAEGLRGEALAVDVAYDGDAALERLGVHDYDVLILDRDLPMVHGDEVCRTVVEQGWLVRVLMLTAAGDVRARVAGLSLGADDYLPKPFAFEELVARVHALGRRARRADPPMLERAGVRLDWAHRQVFREGRYVPLARKEFGLLAELLRAQGAVVSAETLLEKVWDEHIDPFTNTVRTTMMKLRKKLGEPQVIETVPGSGYRIP, encoded by the coding sequence GTGCGCGTTTTGGTCGCCGAGGACGAGCGGATGCTCGCCGACTCGATCGCCGAGGGGTTACGGGGGGAGGCACTGGCCGTCGATGTCGCCTACGACGGGGACGCGGCGCTCGAACGGCTCGGTGTGCACGACTACGACGTGCTGATCCTCGACCGGGACCTGCCGATGGTGCACGGGGACGAGGTGTGCAGGACCGTGGTCGAGCAGGGCTGGCTGGTGCGGGTGCTCATGCTGACCGCCGCGGGCGACGTGCGGGCCCGGGTGGCCGGGCTGTCGCTGGGGGCCGACGACTACCTGCCCAAGCCGTTCGCGTTCGAGGAGCTGGTGGCCCGGGTGCACGCGCTCGGGCGGCGGGCCAGGCGGGCCGACCCGCCGATGCTGGAGCGGGCGGGGGTGCGGCTGGACTGGGCGCACCGGCAGGTGTTCAGGGAGGGCAGGTACGTGCCGCTCGCCCGCAAGGAGTTCGGCCTGCTGGCCGAGCTGCTGCGCGCCCAGGGGGCCGTGGTGTCGGCCGAGACGCTGCTGGAGAAGGTGTGGGACGAGCACATCGACCCGTTCACGAACACGGTGCGCACGACGATGATGAAACTGCGCAAGAAACTAGGCGAGCCCCAGGTCATCGAGACCGTGCCCGGATCGGGGTACCGCATTCCATGA
- a CDS encoding phospholipid carrier-dependent glycosyltransferase, which yields MASTLVRGRLERPGLLRGHGLFGCVLVLAAALRVLVMLGYDTARLYWYDSFTYLDTAVHMRPQGAFHPAGYSWFLWALRPFHSVELVVGVQHAMGLATGAMIYLLLRRRSLPGWGAALAAAPVLFDPAFVRLEHAVLSDSQVIFLVVAALLVLLWRPEVSTRAATWTGAVAGVLLALAGLTRTATVPLIGLAALYLLAQRASWRQALALAVAGTLPLLAYAGWYAQHHGRFALSGSDGVALWARTMTFADCSVIKPPPEQAVLCPNGTVLDAASEYVWDPRASLNRLPGDRFAHNDLARSFALRAIAAQPLDYLREVVRDTSLAFTWEPVAHPRRMTPSTAFSRGSWPLPSGYALIDQVRNDYDPDIRGMRSVEPFASVLVAYPYPWFLHGTLFGVLLPAGGVGAVVRRRPVALPWSFAMFLLVAPVAALDFDHRYVLPAIPLACVAAALTVHGIRR from the coding sequence ATGGCGTCCACGCTCGTGAGGGGACGCCTGGAACGTCCGGGTCTCCTGCGCGGTCATGGATTGTTCGGGTGCGTGCTCGTGCTCGCCGCCGCGCTGCGCGTGCTGGTCATGCTGGGGTACGACACGGCGCGGCTCTACTGGTACGACTCGTTCACCTACCTGGACACGGCCGTGCACATGCGGCCGCAGGGCGCGTTCCACCCGGCGGGCTATTCGTGGTTCCTGTGGGCGCTGCGGCCCTTCCACAGCGTGGAGCTGGTCGTGGGCGTGCAGCACGCGATGGGGCTGGCCACCGGGGCGATGATCTACCTGCTGCTGCGCCGCCGGTCGCTGCCGGGCTGGGGCGCGGCGCTGGCGGCGGCGCCGGTGCTGTTCGACCCGGCGTTCGTCCGGCTGGAGCACGCCGTGCTGTCGGACTCGCAGGTCATCTTCCTCGTCGTGGCCGCGCTGCTCGTGCTGCTGTGGCGGCCCGAGGTGTCCACGCGGGCCGCCACGTGGACAGGCGCGGTGGCGGGGGTGCTCCTCGCGCTCGCCGGCCTGACCCGTACCGCCACCGTGCCGCTGATCGGCCTGGCCGCCCTCTACCTGCTGGCGCAGCGCGCGTCCTGGCGGCAGGCCCTCGCGCTGGCGGTGGCGGGCACGCTGCCGCTGCTCGCCTACGCCGGCTGGTACGCCCAGCACCACGGCAGGTTCGCATTGAGCGGCTCGGACGGCGTCGCCCTGTGGGCGCGCACCATGACCTTCGCCGACTGCTCGGTCATCAAGCCGCCCCCTGAGCAGGCCGTGCTCTGCCCGAACGGCACCGTCCTGGACGCCGCCTCCGAGTACGTCTGGGACCCCCGGGCCTCGCTCAACCGCCTGCCCGGCGACCGGTTCGCCCACAACGACCTGGCCAGGTCGTTCGCGCTCAGAGCCATCGCCGCGCAGCCCCTGGACTACCTGCGCGAGGTCGTCCGCGACACCTCGCTCGCCTTCACCTGGGAGCCCGTCGCCCATCCGAGGCGGATGACCCCGTCCACGGCCTTCTCGCGCGGCTCGTGGCCGCTCCCCTCGGGATACGCCCTCATCGACCAGGTGCGGAACGACTACGACCCGGACATCCGCGGCATGCGCTCCGTCGAGCCCTTCGCCTCGGTGCTGGTCGCCTACCCGTACCCGTGGTTCCTGCACGGCACGCTCTTCGGCGTCCTGCTGCCGGCCGGGGGAGTGGGTGCGGTGGTGCGCCGCCGTCCGGTCGCGCTGCCGTGGTCGTTCGCGATGTTCCTGCTCGTCGCGCCGGTGGCCGCGCTCGACTTCGATCACCGGTACGTCCTGCCGGCCATCCCGCTCGCCTGCGTGGCCGCGGCGCTGACCGTGCACGGGATCCGTCGCTGA
- a CDS encoding SpoIIE family protein phosphatase has product MGERRTPGLRIRRADQVAEERKRLLALAGDELWGLELLRFAIQQAVAELAGLGGMVHLGSPGFGGGLRLAVTSGLPRAFTQEWERVDGNGPLAPARAFRDGVFVQTSAMTAVPLFGPGGPVGTLSVVTASSCRPSAGRRAFLDLLGRWAGERLAKPPAPPPDPARTGWREPSLPQDPQAVGTWDWDIRTGDILWNDAMPTVLGLDPATSDGRIDTWMGTIHPEDLPWVLADMDEAIYTGRMHSTEYRVCRPDGTIVWVRVRGRLVLDDDGEPARMIGTLWDVSSSHDILEMVTDPQAQNAESASAERASHIRRLAGALAEAVSVRDVVDASADHILPSFDASGLMLTFLDGDHLRPVGFTGYPKEFVDRIARMPASWGFPITGVLRERTPIFISSSEEYIERYPATADIPAVAGKQAWAFLPLIASGRPVGSCVVSFTDPRPFTGVERNLLTTLSGLIAQAMERARLYDREHTRARELQRGLLPRELPSLPAVTPAARYLPAGTDMEVGGDWYDVIPLSADRVAIVIGDVMGHGVAEAVTMARLRTAVRTLADLELFPDELLSHLNDLVSDLGDDFYATCLYLVYDATNRSCVLARAGHPPPAVVHPDGSVRFPDADPNSPLGAATPPFDTIEMELPEGSLLVLYTDGLVESPTMDIDQGMTRLAKALSGTVSGALAGHQDHSAVSDGAGLHCAECLESLCDSLTATLLPGRKRTTDDAALLVIRTHALASDDMACWPLPEHPKAAGEAREHVRAQLGAWNLDDLSMTTELLVSELVGNVIRHARGPINLRLLRTDVLTCEVSDGSLTTPRIRRAADTDEGGRGLQLVAAIAHRWGTRYTATGKCIWTEQPLKSEPPILLPEQAGLDLLDLLDDE; this is encoded by the coding sequence ATGGGCGAACGGCGTACGCCAGGCCTGCGGATCAGAAGGGCGGACCAGGTAGCCGAGGAGCGCAAACGGCTCCTGGCGCTGGCCGGCGACGAGCTGTGGGGGCTCGAGCTCCTGCGGTTCGCGATCCAGCAGGCGGTTGCCGAGCTTGCCGGGCTGGGCGGCATGGTGCATCTTGGCAGTCCCGGCTTCGGCGGAGGGCTGCGCCTCGCGGTGACCAGCGGGCTCCCCCGGGCCTTCACCCAGGAGTGGGAGCGCGTTGACGGGAACGGCCCGCTCGCCCCGGCACGCGCTTTCCGGGACGGTGTGTTCGTACAGACCTCGGCGATGACGGCCGTCCCGCTGTTCGGCCCCGGCGGGCCGGTCGGCACGCTGTCGGTCGTGACGGCCTCCTCGTGCAGGCCGTCGGCCGGGCGACGGGCCTTCCTCGACCTCCTGGGCCGGTGGGCCGGAGAGCGCCTGGCCAAGCCCCCGGCGCCGCCGCCCGATCCGGCCCGCACGGGATGGCGGGAACCGAGCCTGCCGCAGGACCCGCAGGCGGTCGGCACGTGGGACTGGGACATCCGCACCGGTGACATCCTCTGGAACGACGCGATGCCCACGGTGCTCGGTCTCGATCCGGCCACCTCCGACGGCCGGATCGACACCTGGATGGGCACCATCCACCCCGAGGATCTGCCATGGGTGCTGGCCGACATGGACGAGGCGATCTACACGGGGAGGATGCACAGCACCGAGTACCGGGTGTGCCGCCCTGACGGGACGATCGTCTGGGTGCGCGTCCGCGGCCGGTTGGTGCTCGACGACGACGGGGAACCGGCACGCATGATCGGCACATTGTGGGACGTCTCCAGTTCCCACGACATCCTGGAGATGGTCACCGACCCGCAGGCGCAGAACGCCGAGAGCGCTTCCGCGGAGCGGGCCTCCCATATCAGGCGGCTGGCCGGCGCGCTGGCCGAGGCGGTCTCCGTGCGGGACGTCGTCGACGCCTCCGCCGATCACATCCTGCCCTCGTTCGACGCCTCCGGGCTGATGCTCACCTTCCTGGACGGCGACCACCTGCGCCCGGTCGGGTTCACCGGGTACCCCAAGGAGTTCGTCGATCGGATAGCCCGCATGCCGGCCTCCTGGGGGTTCCCCATCACGGGGGTGCTGCGGGAGCGCACCCCGATCTTCATCAGCTCCTCGGAGGAGTACATCGAGCGCTACCCCGCGACGGCCGACATCCCGGCGGTGGCAGGCAAGCAGGCATGGGCCTTCCTGCCGCTGATCGCCTCGGGACGCCCGGTGGGCAGCTGCGTCGTCTCCTTCACCGATCCGCGCCCGTTCACCGGCGTGGAGCGCAACCTGCTCACCACGCTCAGCGGGCTGATCGCCCAGGCCATGGAGCGAGCGCGCCTGTACGACAGGGAGCACACGCGGGCCAGGGAGCTGCAGCGCGGGCTGCTCCCGCGCGAGCTGCCCAGTCTGCCCGCGGTCACGCCCGCGGCCCGCTACCTTCCCGCGGGCACGGACATGGAGGTCGGCGGCGACTGGTACGACGTCATCCCGCTGTCAGCGGACCGGGTCGCCATCGTCATCGGCGACGTCATGGGCCACGGCGTCGCCGAGGCGGTCACCATGGCCCGCCTGCGCACCGCGGTCCGGACTCTCGCCGACCTGGAACTGTTCCCCGATGAGCTGCTCTCCCACCTCAACGACCTGGTCAGCGACCTCGGCGACGACTTCTACGCCACCTGCCTGTACCTGGTCTACGACGCCACCAACCGCTCCTGCGTCCTGGCCCGCGCCGGCCATCCACCGCCCGCCGTCGTCCACCCCGACGGGAGCGTCCGCTTCCCCGACGCCGACCCGAACTCCCCCCTCGGCGCCGCCACCCCGCCCTTCGACACGATCGAGATGGAACTGCCCGAAGGCAGCCTGCTCGTGCTGTACACCGACGGCCTGGTCGAATCCCCCACCATGGACATCGACCAGGGCATGACCCGGCTCGCCAAGGCGCTCAGCGGCACGGTATCCGGAGCTCTGGCCGGACACCAGGACCACTCCGCGGTGTCGGACGGGGCAGGGCTCCACTGCGCCGAATGCCTCGAGTCCCTGTGCGACAGCCTCACCGCCACCCTGCTGCCCGGCAGGAAGCGGACGACCGACGACGCGGCGCTGCTGGTCATCCGCACCCACGCGCTGGCCAGCGACGACATGGCCTGCTGGCCACTGCCCGAGCACCCCAAGGCCGCGGGCGAGGCCCGTGAACACGTCCGCGCCCAGCTCGGCGCCTGGAACCTGGACGACCTGTCGATGACCACCGAACTGCTGGTCAGCGAGCTGGTCGGCAACGTCATCCGGCATGCCAGGGGGCCCATCAACCTGCGCCTGCTCCGCACCGACGTGCTCACCTGCGAGGTCTCCGACGGCAGCCTCACCACACCCCGCATCCGCCGCGCCGCCGACACCGACGAGGGAGGGCGCGGACTCCAACTGGTCGCCGCGATCGCCCATCGCTGGGGCACCCGCTACACCGCGACCGGCAAGTGCATCTGGACCGAACAGCCCTTGAAATCCGAACCGCCCATCCTGCTTCCCGAGCAAGCCGGCCTGGACCTGTTGGACCTGCTGGACGACGAGTGA
- a CDS encoding UDP-N-acetylglucosamine--N-acetylmuramyl-(pentapeptide) pyrophosphoryl-undecaprenol N-acetylglucosamine transferase: MSRTLRLLITGGGTGGHTYPALTTLAAVQRRQVPHDVLWVGTANGLEARITAEHGIPFKAITTGKLRRRPNLKELGTNIADVFRIPIGVLQAVGHAARYLPDVVLSTGGYVAVPIGVAAKLIRRPLVMHEQTTVIGLANRILARLATRIALSHESSLEYLPASARSKAVVTGNPIRPELLQGNRAAAYDLFGLTFEVPLIYVTGGAQGSKQINTLIAEILPRLLPHAQIVHQCGPAWIDQMRAVELPPDLADRYHPVPYVGGELADLFAAADVVISRSGAGTVSELTAIGRPSVLVPLIPAGGDEQRKNAAYLASAGAARALLEPNPSAEQLLSELMPLLADPELRQTMGQAAAKVGRVDAADALCDLLLETARPV; encoded by the coding sequence ATGTCACGAACCCTGCGACTGTTGATCACCGGCGGCGGCACCGGTGGTCACACCTATCCGGCCCTGACCACTCTGGCGGCCGTTCAGCGACGTCAGGTGCCGCACGACGTGCTCTGGGTGGGCACGGCCAACGGCCTGGAGGCGCGGATCACGGCCGAGCACGGCATCCCGTTCAAGGCGATCACGACGGGAAAGCTGCGGCGCCGCCCCAACCTCAAGGAGCTCGGCACCAACATCGCCGACGTGTTCCGCATCCCGATCGGCGTGCTGCAGGCCGTGGGGCACGCGGCCCGCTACCTGCCCGACGTGGTGCTGTCGACGGGTGGGTACGTGGCGGTGCCCATCGGGGTGGCGGCCAAGCTGATCCGCCGGCCTCTGGTGATGCACGAGCAGACGACCGTGATCGGGCTGGCCAACCGGATCCTGGCCAGGCTGGCCACCAGGATCGCGCTGTCGCACGAGTCGTCGCTGGAGTACCTGCCGGCCTCCGCGCGGTCGAAGGCCGTGGTGACGGGCAACCCGATCAGGCCGGAGCTGCTGCAGGGCAACCGGGCGGCGGCGTACGACCTGTTCGGACTGACGTTCGAGGTGCCGCTGATCTACGTGACGGGCGGCGCGCAGGGCAGCAAGCAGATCAACACCTTGATCGCGGAGATTCTGCCGCGGCTGCTGCCGCACGCGCAGATCGTGCACCAGTGCGGACCGGCGTGGATCGACCAGATGCGGGCCGTGGAGCTCCCTCCCGACCTGGCCGATCGCTACCATCCGGTGCCTTATGTGGGCGGGGAGCTGGCCGACCTGTTCGCCGCGGCCGACGTGGTGATCTCCCGCAGCGGGGCCGGGACGGTGTCGGAGCTGACGGCCATCGGCAGGCCCTCCGTGCTCGTCCCGTTGATCCCGGCGGGCGGTGACGAGCAGCGCAAGAACGCCGCGTACCTGGCCTCGGCGGGGGCGGCGCGGGCCCTGCTGGAGCCGAACCCCTCTGCCGAGCAGCTGCTGTCCGAGCTGATGCCGCTGCTCGCCGATCCTGAGCTGCGCCAGACGATGGGGCAGGCGGCGGCCAAGGTGGGCCGCGTGGACGCGGCCGACGCGCTGTGCGACCTGCTCCTGGAGACCGCCCGCCCCGTCTGA
- a CDS encoding formylglycine-generating enzyme family protein, producing MVRIPGGTFLMGGDDPDGRPEDGEGPVREVRLEPFMIDPACVTNAQFATFVKDTGYVTEAERIGWSFVFRQFAARGMMDATVPGAPWWVGVEGATWRSPEGPGSSVGDRQNHPVVHVSWNDATAYATWAGKRLPTEAEWEMAARGGLERKRYPWGDELAPKGRQRCNIWQGPFPAAPSKGTVPVKSFQPNGYGLYNVSGNVWEWTADWWGTEWEPSADNPAGPAEGTAKVIRGGSYMCHDSYCNRYRVAARTSNTPDSSTGHTGFRCAALV from the coding sequence ATGGTGCGCATACCGGGAGGAACGTTCCTCATGGGCGGCGACGACCCGGACGGGCGGCCCGAGGACGGCGAGGGGCCGGTGCGCGAGGTGCGGCTGGAGCCGTTCATGATCGACCCGGCGTGCGTGACGAACGCCCAGTTCGCCACGTTCGTCAAGGACACCGGGTACGTCACCGAGGCGGAGCGGATCGGCTGGTCGTTCGTGTTCCGTCAGTTCGCCGCGCGCGGGATGATGGACGCCACGGTGCCGGGCGCGCCCTGGTGGGTGGGGGTCGAGGGCGCCACGTGGCGCTCGCCGGAGGGCCCGGGGTCGTCGGTGGGCGACCGGCAGAACCATCCCGTCGTGCACGTGTCGTGGAACGACGCCACCGCGTACGCCACGTGGGCGGGCAAGCGGCTGCCCACGGAGGCCGAGTGGGAGATGGCGGCCCGCGGCGGCCTGGAGCGCAAGCGCTACCCCTGGGGCGACGAGCTGGCGCCCAAGGGGCGGCAGCGCTGCAACATCTGGCAGGGCCCCTTCCCGGCCGCGCCGAGCAAGGGGACGGTGCCGGTGAAGTCGTTCCAGCCCAACGGGTACGGCCTCTACAACGTCTCGGGCAACGTCTGGGAGTGGACGGCCGACTGGTGGGGCACGGAGTGGGAGCCGTCCGCCGACAACCCGGCCGGTCCCGCCGAGGGCACCGCCAAGGTGATCCGCGGCGGCTCGTACATGTGCCACGACTCCTACTGCAACCGCTACCGCGTGGCCGCCCGCACGTCCAACACGCCTGACTCCTCCACCGGGCACACGGGTTTCCGCTGTGCGGCCCTAGTCTGA
- a CDS encoding Ppx/GppA phosphatase family protein: MRLGVLDIGSNTVHLLVVDAHRGARPIPAYSHKEGLRLTEYLGEDNRLADEGIERLAAFVEEAVHLAEDKGVEDLLAFATSAVREAANGEEVLAQVEARSGVHIEVLSGRDEARLTFLAVRRWFGWSSGRLLAFDIGGGSLEIAAGVDEEPDVAVSLPLGAGRLTRDWFTGDPPSPEEVRTLRRHVRTEIARTVGGVVRYGEADRAVATSKTFKQLARIAGAAPSSEGPYVSRSLSREDMAEWVIKLTTMGAAERAELSGVSEGRAAQLAAGALVADATMDLFEVDRLEVCPWALREGVILRRLDLLPGRLDQLSGGTPE; the protein is encoded by the coding sequence ATGCGACTCGGCGTGCTGGACATCGGTTCGAACACCGTCCATTTACTGGTCGTCGACGCCCACAGGGGCGCCCGGCCCATTCCCGCCTACTCCCACAAGGAGGGGCTGCGCCTCACGGAATACCTGGGCGAGGACAACCGGCTGGCCGACGAGGGCATCGAGCGGCTCGCCGCGTTCGTCGAGGAGGCCGTGCACCTGGCGGAGGACAAGGGGGTGGAGGACCTGCTGGCCTTCGCCACCTCCGCCGTGCGCGAGGCGGCCAACGGCGAGGAGGTGCTCGCGCAGGTCGAGGCGCGCAGCGGCGTGCACATCGAGGTGCTGTCCGGGCGCGACGAGGCCAGGCTGACGTTCCTGGCCGTCCGGCGGTGGTTCGGGTGGTCGTCGGGGCGGCTGCTGGCCTTCGACATAGGGGGCGGCTCGCTGGAGATCGCGGCGGGGGTCGACGAGGAGCCCGACGTGGCCGTCTCGCTGCCGCTGGGCGCCGGGCGGCTGACGCGCGACTGGTTCACCGGCGATCCGCCGTCGCCGGAGGAGGTCCGCACGCTGCGCAGGCACGTACGCACCGAGATCGCCCGCACGGTCGGCGGTGTCGTCAGATACGGCGAGGCCGACCGCGCGGTGGCCACGTCCAAGACGTTCAAGCAGCTCGCCAGGATCGCCGGCGCGGCGCCCTCCAGCGAGGGCCCGTACGTCTCGCGCTCGCTGTCCCGGGAGGACATGGCCGAGTGGGTGATCAAGCTGACCACCATGGGCGCCGCCGAGCGGGCCGAGCTGTCCGGCGTGTCCGAGGGGCGGGCCGCGCAGCTCGCGGCCGGGGCGCTGGTCGCCGACGCGACCATGGACCTGTTCGAGGTGGACCGGCTGGAGGTGTGCCCGTGGGCGCTGCGGGAGGGAGTGATACTGCGCCGGCTCGACCTCCTGCCCGGGCGGCTCGACCAGCTCAGTGGCGGTACGCCAGAGTAA
- a CDS encoding ATP-binding protein, translating to MEGRGSLHASEWEEESAVEATIALRLPRDAASVPLTRQMLDGTLRSLGVEPQVRDDIELMLTEACSNVIRHAAPSDDYTVSATVHDHLCIIKVIDHGNGFDPDKDPNKIAAPEPGSEHGRGMQIMHALADDIRFTNRRENGAVVCLEKRLKYAPGAAGQSLMAT from the coding sequence ATGGAGGGCAGAGGATCCCTGCACGCATCCGAGTGGGAGGAGGAGTCGGCGGTGGAGGCCACAATAGCGCTCCGGCTGCCCAGGGATGCGGCGAGCGTCCCCTTGACCAGGCAGATGTTGGACGGCACGCTGCGATCACTTGGCGTCGAACCACAGGTACGCGATGACATCGAGCTCATGCTCACCGAGGCCTGTTCCAACGTGATCAGGCACGCTGCGCCGAGCGACGACTACACGGTCAGCGCGACCGTCCACGATCATCTGTGCATCATCAAGGTCATCGATCACGGGAACGGGTTCGACCCGGACAAGGACCCCAACAAGATCGCCGCCCCCGAGCCCGGTTCCGAGCACGGACGCGGGATGCAGATCATGCATGCGCTCGCCGATGACATCCGCTTCACCAACAGGCGCGAGAACGGGGCAGTGGTCTGCCTGGAGAAACGCCTGAAGTACGCCCCCGGAGCGGCTGGACAGTCCCTCATGGCCACCTGA
- a CDS encoding helix-turn-helix domain-containing protein, whose amino-acid sequence MREDTRSRIQEVALRLFTEQGYEATSLREIAEELGVTKAALYYHFKTKDDIVASLVDSRLAELDELLEWFKGREKTTETRRELVERYADLLRGTRHIEVARFLERNQTAMRDHPTLIKIRDRMMDLAAEMSGPGATPVERISRSLAMFAVHAGKWLLKEGELSEDEVHKAALEVARRLLEI is encoded by the coding sequence GTGCGGGAAGACACGCGAAGCCGGATTCAGGAGGTCGCGCTCAGGCTGTTCACCGAGCAGGGCTACGAGGCGACGTCGCTGCGGGAGATCGCCGAGGAGCTCGGGGTGACGAAGGCCGCCCTGTACTACCACTTCAAGACGAAGGACGACATCGTGGCGAGTCTCGTCGACTCCCGGCTGGCGGAGCTCGACGAGTTGCTCGAATGGTTCAAGGGCCGGGAGAAGACCACCGAGACACGGCGCGAGCTGGTCGAACGCTACGCCGACCTGCTCAGAGGGACCCGGCACATCGAGGTGGCGAGGTTCCTGGAGCGCAACCAGACCGCGATGCGGGACCATCCGACGCTCATCAAGATCCGCGACAGGATGATGGATCTCGCGGCCGAGATGAGCGGCCCCGGCGCCACGCCCGTCGAGCGCATCAGCCGCTCGCTGGCGATGTTCGCCGTGCACGCGGGCAAGTGGCTGCTGAAGGAGGGCGAGCTCTCCGAGGACGAGGTCCACAAGGCCGCCCTGGAGGTGGCCAGGCGCCTGCTGGAGATCTGA